The region AGGAACACCCCCGCCCCGTGGATCGGCGTCTGCTCCGACACCGACTGACGCACGACCTGCGTCAGCATCGGGTTCGGTTCCTGCCGGAACAGGCCCTCCTCGTCCACCCACACGGTGATCCCGTGGGCGACGTCGACCGTCTCGACCACATCGCAGCCGATCAGCCGGTACAGGGCCGTGAGCCGGTCGTGCACGTCCTCCGCGTCGAACTCGATCACGTGGATGGAGCCCTCCACGTCGATCTTCACGCCCAGATAGCTGGTCATCTGTTCTCCTTTCTCTTCCCCTTGTTGTTTTGCCTGGAAGGCGGTTTACCGCCGCTAGGGACAGGGCGGGGCGCGCAACCCGAAGGGCGGTGGAGGAGAGAATTTCGGCGCGAAATAAGGCCACGCCAGTGGCCGCGTGCCGAAAATCTCGGGGGAACCGGCCGCGCAGCGGCTTGAGCGCCCCGGTCTGGCCCGTACGCTGCCGAAGGCTTCCAGGCAAAACGACAAGCCACCCCCTCGGGGTGGCGGCACAGCGCCGGCCCCTGGCCGGCTCCACTCAGTCAGACAGCGGCCGCCGCCGGCGGCCGGGCCTCATCCGCTCTTGCACACAGCTCGCGGGCTTCTCTCTACCGAGGTCGATAGCGTGAGAGGACACCCACCGGAGGGGAGCTCGTCATGGGAGTTGTCATCGCCGCCGTCAGCGCCGGAGCGCTCGGCCTTGCTGCAGCCATCACAGGGGCGCTCGCCCTGCTCCGCCGTCACGACCACGTGGGGCGGCGGGCTGATGCGGTTGCCGGGACAGATCCTCGCCTGGCAACGGAGCTGCGCGACCTCCAGTCTCAGATCGATGCGGGCCGATCGGGCTACCGGCCGTAGTTCCGCATCGCGGCCCGCCACCTGATCTTTCCCGTGTCAGGGGCGAGAGCTACCGTGGGTGCATGGACGAGGACTACAGGCGCTACCCCGGAGCCGTCAGCGACGGGCTCTACCGCGGCCTGCGCACCGCCGGCCTCATCGGCCTCATCGTCTTCGCCGCGGGTAGCGTGCTGCAGCTGGCACTCACGTACGGCGCCGGCATCGAGACGCCGAGCTGGGCGATGGCGCCGCAATGGATCGGCATCACCCTGTTCCTGACCACCTCGATCATCCAGAGCATCGACGACCGGCAGCGCTACAAGGCCATGCTCGAGGCCGCGGCCTCGGCCGAGCGAGCTCGTCGAAACCCGCTGGCCTTCCTGCTCCCGAGCCGATCCCGGTAGACCCGCCCGTCCCGCTGGGTCTGGTGGGGAGCACGAGGGGCACCGCGCCCTCGTGGGCCGGCCCCCGGGGTGGGGCCGGCCCACGCGAGTTCACACCTGGCTGGGCTCGTCCTCGGGTGTCGGGCTGATGATGTCGTGGACCTGGTGCGCGACCCGCAGCACCACCGCGGCCGTCGACCGGATCAGGGCGGTGTCCGCGTCGGCCCATCCGGCGATGTAGCCGATCGAGTAGGCGGCGGTGTCCAGACCGAGCATGCCCGCGACGACGTAGGCGACCGACTCGGCCTCAGTCTCGGCACGCCCCCGATGCTCGGCGTAGTCGTCGACGTCGTCGACGTGCCCGGCGAGAATGTGAGCCGCCTCATGGATCAACGTCTTCGCAGCCTGAGCGGGGGAGAGGTCCTCCCGGATCGCGACCACCCGACCGGCGGGCCGGGCGTAGCCGTTCTTCTGACCTGCCATCGGCTCCCGCTTCACGCTCCAGCCCTCTCGCTCGAGGTAGCCAGTCAGGGCGGTGATGATGCCGTGATCGTCTGTGCCCTCGATCCGGCGCGTGAGCTCACCAGCAGCGGCGAGCTCCGGGTCGACGACATCGGTCTGAGAGATGTCGAACACGGACAGGATCGGGAACCTCGGCGACCTGGTCTCTTCCTCCTCCCCGTCGTCGTTCAGACGGGTTCCCTTCTTCGTCGAGTAGCCGATGATCCGCAAGGCTCGCTCACCCTTCCGCACTGCCCGTCCCAGGGTCAGCCACTTCCGGAACCCGGCCACCTGCGACGCCTCCGGGCACTGACCCAGGATCAGGAGGACGTTGCTGAGGCTGTAGCTGTGGAACGCGGATGAGAACGCCAGGAACCGCTCCCACGCCCCGGTGTCGCGCAGCTGCTCGACCTGCACCGCGATCTGCTCGTGCAACGCCTCGGCCTGCTGCTTGCGCTCCTCCACGCTCACCCGCGGCCGCGCCGTCTTCCGCGCCTTCGTTGCTGTGGTGACCATCAGCTCCACTCCCTCTCTTCCCCCTCGTTGTTTGCCGGGGAGGCACGAACGTGCCGAGCAGGGACGGGAACCGGAGCGCAACCCGGAGGGTGGCGGGGGAGAGAATCTCGGCGCGATGTGAGGGAGCGCAGCGACCGCGTGCCGAGAATCTCGGCGGAGCCGGCCGCGCAGCGGCTTGCACGCAGGAGCCCGGCCCGTACGATGCCGAAGGCTCCCCGGCAAACCACGAGCCACCCCACGGGTGGCGACACAGCGCCCGGCCCCAGGCCGGCTCCACTCAGACCAGTCAGCGGCCGCCACCGCGGCCGGGCCGTTCGAACGTGTGGGATGCGGGCCGCCGGTCGTTCCCGAGTAATTAGACGGCCCGCGCCGCCATCATCCCAGAACACCGCTGGAGCTCGTCGACGGATGGGCGTCACGATTCGCTGCGAATCGCGTCTCTCTTGGTGGAGGCCACGGCTGTCCGACCCCCACCTGGGCGGCCGTGGCCTTCACCCCGCAGCCAGTGGGGGCCGCCGTCACGGTTCGGCGCCACGTCCCGAAGGAGCAAGCCGCTTGCATATCGACCGGCTACCCTCGATGCCGGGGGTCACAGTCATGAGCGAAACCATCACCACCGCAACAGAGACCACACCCGTCACCACCATCGAACCCACGGCAGACCGCACCAACCCGAGCGGCACGTGGGAAGTGATCGTGCTTGGCTCAGCCTGCGCGATCACTGTCCTCGCGGCCGTGACCTCGATCTGTACCCTCGGCATCCAGTAGGCGGCGCGGTCAGTCCGTATCCGGGATCTCTGAGCGTTTCACGGCCCCCGGCCGTGAGTGCTTCCAGCTATCCCGGATCCGCCCTCTCCCGGGCTGACGGAGACTCGCTGGAGACTCGCTATGGAAGAGTCTTCGGACCCTAGTCCCCGGGTGCTGCAGGGGCTACGGTGGTGCTCGCACGAGCATCAGCTGTCCCCCCACAGCGCGCGTGTATGCGCCCCGCTGGCTTCCCCCGAGCCGCGGGGCGCCCTCGTTACTCAGCCCGGGCTGGTGCTGGGTCCAGTGTCGGCCGTCTTCGGTAGCGTGACGCTCATGACCGAGGACATCCGGACGATCGCCGCACGGCTCCTGGGCGCCCTCGACGATCCGAACGCGCCGCACCTGGTCATGGTCACCGATCCCAAGCTGGTGCCGGGCTTCTGCGACTTCTACGGGCCCTATCCGAGCGCGATGGCGGCCGCGAACGCGATCGACGATGTGCGGGCCACGATCGACCCGCGGGGGCCGCTGGACGTACACGGTGCATCGCCTCGAAGCGCCCCCGACCCCGTAGCGCGATCAGCGCCCCTCAGGCGGCACCGGGGGCAGGGTGCGGCCGATCTGGTTCCCGTTCCGGTCCAGGAGGAGACGTCGGCCGTCGGTGAGTTGAACGCGCATCTGTCGGACGGCGTGGATGACGTAGACGTGGGCGAGCTGGTCGCCGTAGAGAGCGCGGGCGCGATCCCAATACGGCTGATCGTCGTGGCTGATGTCAGTCGGCCCCTTCCCCGGGTCAGGAGCCACTCTAGGAGAAGGGTTCCATCCGCGGGGGAGTGCGTTCTAGCGTGAACGAGGGGCCGTCGCTTTCCTGTCCACGGCAGCGGCGGCCTTCACCGACCTCGACCGCCCCGCCGTCCTGGCGCGTAGACCTGTCGGGCGCCAGGCTCCCAGTCATGCGGCTGCTCGAGAGTCGCGTAGACGAGAGACCACCCCTCCGGCACCCGCAAGCCCGCGGCTTCCTCAGGGGTATCGGCGGTCTTGCCGTCGACCGTGTACCCAATGGTCAGCCCGTCGACGTCACGACGCATGCGCGCCCACACCACCGGCCTCATCCCACGGTGCGGCCGCAGGTAGCGATCAGGCCAGAGCTCCGGATTGTCTCGCACATCGACGCCGTCCGCCCAGATCCTGAGGCTGGGCGGGACGGCGCCGGCGTCGACGTACATCTGCTCCACCGACTGCTGCTGCGCCCGCCAATCCGGGTAGGCCGACGTGGCGTCGCGACGGTCGACCGCGAAGCCTTTCAGGGCGCCTCCCGCGGCTTGGTGACGGCCGATCGCCACACCCACGCCCGCTGTGTCCCCCCACCGAGCACGTCGTACTCAACCAGCGCGACGCGCTCGTTGAACGCCAGCACTCGGCCCTCGACCTCGACGGTGGCCTCTGGGTAGCGCACCCACGCCTTCACCCGCGGCGGGGCGGCTGGCTCGATCGTCGCTCCCGCTGAGCGGAGCTCCTCATCGGTGAGGGTAATCGGCTTGGGCTGAGTGAGGAAGGCGTTAACGGCCTTCCATGTCACGTCTCCATAGCGCCGGTTTTGACCCATTCCGAAAGAGTAGAACAAATGTTCGAATGATGCCCGCCTCGCGGCGGCCCACGGATCCTAGAGTGGGAGCGTGGATGAGTCGCGAGGGAGGGCCGTCATGGGGCGCCTGTGGCTCTGGGGTGTCCTGGTCGTCCCGACACTGGCCTATGCGTTCGCATGGCTTTCCCTGCCGATAGATTTTGGCGCGCCGGGCCCGATGGACCCGGGCAGGTTTGTGGGGCCGCGCGTGACGGCTGCAGTCGGGCTCGCGTGTGGAGTGGCATGCACGGTCGCAATCTGGGTGGTCGTGATGCGCAACAAGAATCTCCCGTTCGCGTTCTGGCCTCTCAGCTCACCACTCATCACAGCAGGGCTCGGCACGGTCGGGATGTACACGGTCGGCATCTACCCCGCCTTTCAGCTCTAGCGCAGCAGCCTCTATGGTGGCCAGCCAAGAAGGGCACACGAGCTCGATCCCGCGTTTCGATGACATCGGCGTAGCCTGCGCTCATGGGGGCTAGAACGTCGTGGATAACTAGCTGGTGGGCCCGCTTCGGGATGCCTGCGGTCATCATCGGTGTTGGGATGCCGATAAGCGCTGCGATCCGGCAGAAGGAAGACCTCACGGGCTACTTCATCTACGGCGCGATCTTCGTGATTGTGGGTGTCGTTTGCTTGCTCGTCGCAGCGTTCAGAGCCGCCCGTCAGCGACACACGCCTACGGCGGAGTCATCTACTCGCTCGCCCGGTTCCCGGAGTTTCTAGACGTTCGGATATGCGGACCACTGAGATCCAGCACCAATCACGGCGTGCACCCGCCGATCAGAGCATGCGCACACTGCGCGGATCCGATCGACAAGAAGAGCTGGAAGAGGAACTCAAACACGTACGGGATCGCGTAGGCGAGCCCGACCCCCGCGGCGACCATCAGCGCAAGGATGACGAGGAGCGAGCCGGAGAGCTGCAGCGCTTCGCCACGAGGCTCGGTTTCGGATTCGATCGAACCAGACAGCACGAAATCCCGGATTGTGTCGTCGTCGCTGGGTTTCTCGTTCACAGCCGGCATCGCCCCCTCCGAGATCCAGGGTCGTCGTCAAGGCTGGGGAAAACCTGGCTCGGCAGAGACCCTGAAACTGCGCTGATAACCTGCGTTACGTCGTGTCAGACAGCGCCTGCTCCGAAGGGTCTGCAACAGCATCGGCTGCAATTCTCGTGAGGGTGTCCTCCGCTGGAAGGGCGGCAGCGTCAGAGGCGGAGAGCTCGTACCTTGACACGGCGACAGGTTGTGCGGTGCCTGCGAGGGCGTAGCGGACGACGGTCTCGTTCTTGTCGGCGACGAGCAGCATGCCCATGGTGGGGCGGTGGAGGGTTTCGTCGCGAAGGCGATCGTCGACGAGTGCGACGTAGAAGCCGAGCTGTCCGGCATCGCGCGGATCGAACTTTGTCGTCTTGAGTTCAATGACCACGTAACGGAGTTGCTGGACATGGAAGAACAGAAGGTCGACGTAGTAGTCGTCTCCCTCGACGTCGAAGTGGACCTGACGACCGACGAACGCGAACCCCCGGCCGAGCTCACGGAGGGTCTCCATGATCCGTGCAGTGAGCCGGTCCTCGAGCTGGCGTTCGGACGCGTCTGAATCGATAGCGAGGAAGTCAAGCGTGTAGGGGTCTTTGGTGATCTGCTGGGCCAGTTCGGAATCGGCCGACTCGAGCGCGGTGGCGAAGTTGCTGGGAGCCGCTCCCTCCCGGTCGTGAAGACCGGTGGCGATCTGATGGGTGAGGACCGCGCGGCTCCATCCGTGCTGCAGGTCTCGGAGCGCGTACCAGTCGCGGAGGTTGGGGTCGTCGAGCTTGTCGAGCAGGGAGACGATGTGGCTCCAGGGCAATTCTCCAACAGGCTGTTGGAGAATTGCGTCCTCGGTCCAGCTCTCGGCGAAGCGCCGCATGTAGGCGAGATTCGCGAGCGAGAATCCCTTCATCGAGGGGAACTCGTTTCGCAGATCGGTCGCGAGCCGCGTCAGGACCCCCGTTCCCCACCGTTCGACGCGCTGCCGGGCAAGGATAGTGTCGCCAATCCGCCAATAGAGACGCAGCATCCCCGTGTTCGCCTGACGTTGGACGGCGAAGCGCGCTTCACGCACCTGCTGCTTCAGAATGGCGAGCGTCTCGCCGTAGCTGTCCGGCTCGATCTCCAGCATCTCGGACTCCTACTAGGGCTCGGTAAGTTTTCCAACAGGCTATTGGAGGACCGTCGCCGCGATCCGGAACCGGCTCAACCCACACTCACGACTCCGAAGCGCACTTCGCTCTATCCGGCCCCGCCACAGGCAACGCGCGAGGCCGTTGTCTTTGCCTGGCTGACCTGTCAGTGAGTTTCGAGAGACGATTAGGCTCCGGCAGAACATCTTGGTCCGTTTGGACGGTCTCTACTGACGGGAGGAGCAAGGAGGTCTCGCGGGGTCTTTGCTCCAACTGGTCCGGCTAGATTGCACGCTGGATGCGATAGCCATCAATCGAGGATCCGTCAGAGCGGGTGTCGCGTCCTCGGCTAGTTGTGTGGCTTGGCAGTAGAGCTGATTGAGCAGTTGGGTTGCGGCTTGTGGTCTGTCGGCGGCGGCGATGGTGTCGAGAGCACGGAGTTGATCCGTGGTCTGTTGAAGGTCGGGGTGGCTCTGCGTGAGTATCGCGGTCGGTTGTGCGGGTTGTCCCCACTCTGTGAGCACTGACGCGGCGAGGGTGTTCTCTGACTCGAGGGCGAGGGTGATGTCGTTGACGTAGGAATCTGACCCAGCCAGCGCCGTGAGCGCATCGAGGGTTTCGTCGTTGTGTTGGATCAGCGCGGTGGCGAAGAGGATCTCGTCATCGGAGACGGTGGCTGGCGTGGTTGGTCGTGGTGACGGTGGGTGGATGGTGTTGGGGGAGCGTGACATCTCTTTGGTGCATCCGGTGAGGGCGAGTCCGACGGTGGTGAGCGCCGCGATCGCTGTCAGCGCGGTCCTAGTCCTCATGGCCGTTGGGCGTTGAGGGTTCGGGGGTGGGGGTCGGTGTGGGAGCTGGTGGTGTGGGCTCCGGTAACGCGAGGACGGCGAGGAGCGTTTCTGGGCGCCGGGTGGAGAACAGCCAGTAGGGGGTGGGGTCTTGGGGGTCGTTGAGAGTGATCTTCGCGACTGGCTTGATCCAGCCGCGGATGGAGAGGTAGCTTCGCGCGTCAAGGCGGGTGCCGCGTTCGGCGGTGGCATCTGGACCGAAGTGTGCTGAGGCGGTGGCGAGGTGTTTTCTGTCGATGTGTGCGCGGCCGACAGTGAGCGTGGACGGGGTGATGCGGATAACGGGCGAGGTGAGAAAGAGCAGCCCGAGGATGCCGGCGTAGAGCAGGATGCCGACGGTGATTCCGACGGCGGCGCCGGGTATGTCGGATTCGGGGTTGATGGGTATGAAGACGACCAGGCTGGCGGGAATGACGAGGGCGATGGAGAGGATGATCCCGAGGGAGGGTCGCATCCTCTCGATGTATAGCGGCGACGTCGGTTGCGGGGTCATGGCTGCTTTTCTGGATCGAGGGTGGGCTGGGCCGCGGGCGGGTAGGCGCGCGTGAGGCTGTCGCGGAGTCGGGTGAGGGCCTCGTCGAGACGGGGGTCGTCGCCGCGGGCGAGGGCTGCATATTCCACGTACGTCCCTGTCTCGGTGGGTTTGACCTTGACCCAGATGCGGCGGCGGGGCACGAATAGGGAGGTCAGCAGGCCGGCGGTCGCGGTGAGGGCGAAGAGGAGGACGGCGTCCTGGGCGGGGTCGGAGCTGAAGTCGAACGAGGCGAACCGTCGCACGGAGTCGAAGGTGATGCTTCCAAGTCCGTTGGGGAGCGTGACGGTCTCGCCTGGCTGAAGGCGGAGGGACTCGGTTCCGGAGTCGCCTCCGGTGAGTTGTTGGAGGGAGTCGGTGTCGAGGGAGTACGCCGAGATGGGGGATCCCGTGTCCAGGCCGAGGTCGCCTTGGAAGACGTTCAGGGTCATGGCGGGATAGATCAGGTCGGGGAAGCTGGAATACTTCGCGCCTGTCGTGCTGGTGGCTTCGGTGGGATAGAGGAAGCCCAGCATCCCGATCTGTTCAGTCAATCCGTCGGGAACCTTGATCACTCCTAGAGAGGTCAGGTTGGCGTCCTGGGGCAGGAAGGCGATGGCGTCGGAGAACACGACGTCGCCCGCGGGGTTTCGGACGGTGATCTGGGGTGCGTATCCGTTTCCGAGGAGGAAGACGTCTGTGCCGCCGATCTCGAGGGGCTGGTTGACGCGGATAGTGGAGGTGGTAGCTGCCTGGGCGTCGGTGACGGTGACGCGTGCGGTGAAGTCGAGGGGTTGGCCGAGGGCGTTTCGGTTTCCTGTTTCATAGGTGACGTCGAGTCCGTCGAGCGCGAGCGAGTACCGGTCCAGAAGTGCGGGGGTGAAGAGCCGGCCAGGGGTGAATGAGTCGTAGGAGCCCTGGGTGTTAGCGAACCCTTCGCCTTCGACCACGACTCGCTGGCCGGAGTAGCCGTAGAGGCCTCCCGCAGCGACGGCGAGGAGAACGCCGACCAGGGAGAGGTGGAAGACCAGGTTGCCGGTCTCGCGGAGGTAGCCGCGTTCCGCGGAGATGCTTCGTATGGGTCCTGAGTCGTAGCTGGTGACGCGGTAGCGCTGGGCACGAAGCGACCGGGCGGTGTTCTCGAGGATGCTGCTGGGGGCGACATCGAGGGTGAGTGAAGTGTGGGCTGGCAAGCGGGAGAGCCGGGATGGGGTCCTGGGCGGATTGGCCCGGAAGGCCTTCCAATGGTGGCCGATCCGGGGGATGACGCAGCCGATGAGAGACACGAATAGCAGAAGGTAGATGCTCGAGTACCACCAGGACCCGTAGGAGTCGAAGGCTTGGACGGCATC is a window of Cnuibacter physcomitrellae DNA encoding:
- a CDS encoding PDDEXK nuclease domain-containing protein gives rise to the protein MLEIEPDSYGETLAILKQQVREARFAVQRQANTGMLRLYWRIGDTILARQRVERWGTGVLTRLATDLRNEFPSMKGFSLANLAYMRRFAESWTEDAILQQPVGELPWSHIVSLLDKLDDPNLRDWYALRDLQHGWSRAVLTHQIATGLHDREGAAPSNFATALESADSELAQQITKDPYTLDFLAIDSDASERQLEDRLTARIMETLRELGRGFAFVGRQVHFDVEGDDYYVDLLFFHVQQLRYVVIELKTTKFDPRDAGQLGFYVALVDDRLRDETLHRPTMGMLLVADKNETVVRYALAGTAQPVAVSRYELSASDAAALPAEDTLTRIAADAVADPSEQALSDTT
- a CDS encoding ArdC-like ssDNA-binding domain-containing protein, translating into MVTTATKARKTARPRVSVEERKQQAEALHEQIAVQVEQLRDTGAWERFLAFSSAFHSYSLSNVLLILGQCPEASQVAGFRKWLTLGRAVRKGERALRIIGYSTKKGTRLNDDGEEEETRSPRFPILSVFDISQTDVVDPELAAAGELTRRIEGTDDHGIITALTGYLEREGWSVKREPMAGQKNGYARPAGRVVAIREDLSPAQAAKTLIHEAAHILAGHVDDVDDYAEHRGRAETEAESVAYVVAGMLGLDTAAYSIGYIAGWADADTALIRSTAAVVLRVAHQVHDIISPTPEDEPSQV
- a CDS encoding DUF3093 domain-containing protein; the protein is MTPQPTSPLYIERMRPSLGIILSIALVIPASLVVFIPINPESDIPGAAVGITVGILLYAGILGLLFLTSPVIRITPSTLTVGRAHIDRKHLATASAHFGPDATAERGTRLDARSYLSIRGWIKPVAKITLNDPQDPTPYWLFSTRRPETLLAVLALPEPTPPAPTPTPTPEPSTPNGHED
- the resB gene encoding cytochrome c biogenesis protein ResB encodes the protein MTALSPDRPADHVDAPVQPPRASRGWVRWAWRQLTSMRTALFLLLLLALASVPGSLVPQRSSDPNGVTQYFDNNPQLAPILDAVQAFDSYGSWWYSSIYLLLFVSLIGCVIPRIGHHWKAFRANPPRTPSRLSRLPAHTSLTLDVAPSSILENTARSLRAQRYRVTSYDSGPIRSISAERGYLRETGNLVFHLSLVGVLLAVAAGGLYGYSGQRVVVEGEGFANTQGSYDSFTPGRLFTPALLDRYSLALDGLDVTYETGNRNALGQPLDFTARVTVTDAQAATTSTIRVNQPLEIGGTDVFLLGNGYAPQITVRNPAGDVVFSDAIAFLPQDANLTSLGVIKVPDGLTEQIGMLGFLYPTEATSTTGAKYSSFPDLIYPAMTLNVFQGDLGLDTGSPISAYSLDTDSLQQLTGGDSGTESLRLQPGETVTLPNGLGSITFDSVRRFASFDFSSDPAQDAVLLFALTATAGLLTSLFVPRRRIWVKVKPTETGTYVEYAALARGDDPRLDEALTRLRDSLTRAYPPAAQPTLDPEKQP
- a CDS encoding DUF3846 domain-containing protein is translated as MTSYLGVKIDVEGSIHVIEFDAEDVHDRLTALYRLIGCDVVETVDVAHGITVWVDEEGLFRQEPNPMLTQVVRQSVSEQTPIHGAGVFLASTPDGDIASLSQDQALAVVQWWLHSSPTADLAAASFV